GTTGGTCCGCTTAATGCGGATATGAATTCCTCAAATGTCGCGCGGCCCCCTCCTGACGCGCGTCGATTCTCAAATGTCCGCCTCCATGGCGAAAACGACGTCATCGTGCGACCGCAAGCCGACCGTGAATCCGTTGCCGATCGGCCCGGGCGCGTTCTCCTGCCGGAAGGCGCGCATGACCCCCTCATAGACGACGACGCGACGGGCGATCTTCCACCGGCCGTCGCGCTTCTCGAAGCGATCGACATATCGGCAGGCAATGGTGACGGTCTGGCCGGGCATCGGCTCATCTCCGGCAACCGGCTTCAGCCACTGGTAGAGGATGCAATAGGTTTCCGCCGACGCGGACGACCCGTTCACATTGACATTTGGAAAGCCAAGGAGGTGCATGGACGCCTCGAACTTCTCGTGATGGGGACGGGCCCATTCGATGAAGTCGTCGACCTTGCCCTTGAAGACGCCGTGATCGTCATATGCGTCGTTGTGATAGGCCGAGCGCATAAGGTCGAAATCTTTGCGGTCCGAGCCCCGGCCGCAAGTCTGGATGACTTGGCGTATTTCCCGCTCGTCCCTGAGAAGTTGCAAGAATTCCTGATCGGCCTCTGTCGTCACGCATGTCCTCCGATGGCCTGACGGTCCGGCGATTTCTGACCGTCGGAGCGAGGAAAAGGCTATTCAAGAAGCGCGTGGAATCCCAAGATTGATTAACGATACATGTGATGCTCAACAAGCATCGCATGTGCAGGGTCGATCGACCAGCAAAGATGGTTCAGCTTTCGTCCGCGGCCTGGAGCGAACCGTCCAGCCGCTGCGGCAGCTTGAGGAGCTGCTCGATCAGCAGTTCCTCGACGGTGTGTATGCTCATCGATGTAGGCCGCCTGACGTTTACGCCGGAGACGATCTGGCGCCGTATCGGCGGGTCGGTCAGGCGA
This portion of the Chelatococcus sp. YT9 genome encodes:
- a CDS encoding nuclear transport factor 2 family protein yields the protein MTTEADQEFLQLLRDEREIRQVIQTCGRGSDRKDFDLMRSAYHNDAYDDHGVFKGKVDDFIEWARPHHEKFEASMHLLGFPNVNVNGSSASAETYCILYQWLKPVAGDEPMPGQTVTIACRYVDRFEKRDGRWKIARRVVVYEGVMRAFRQENAPGPIGNGFTVGLRSHDDVVFAMEADI